The DNA window aactctttagtcatgccggactgatactctgtagtcatgccgaactgatactctttcttgggctttaggctgatgggctttactgctgttgggcttgtttagtacgtactccatcatctGCCAAGCTCACCCGAATTTCCCTGGCCATGCATGATGCTCACCCGGCGCGTGACTCATTAAAAACTCCTCTTTGTCCTAGCTCCATTTTTACGTCGATTCTCAGTCTACAAAAAGGTGGAATACACGTTTATGAATCTAAAACACTAATTTCCTATCGCAAACCCGAATATTCACCCCTACGTTTTACCCAAAAAAAAGTGAACCGAAAACTAGAATATATGCTCTTGTGACTGTTAATCGgcccaaataaaaaatatcaattaagtCCATTACTTAAATATCACTGGGCCTTCTCAAAAGCCCACCAATTCGGCCCAATAGTTTACGAGGTAGGGTTTGTTTTGATGTATCCACATTATATTATAACCGCAGTCGCCATTAGTGCCCCTCTCCTTCCCCTCGCCGCTGTAAGTCCAATTTGTCATCtcgatctgttgcatttatttgtCGCACAAGTTTCCGCTAAATCTAATGGGACGAAATGCACAAGTCCAATTGGTTTGAGGGTTTTTAGCTCATTTGATCTGTTGCGGTAACACTAAGATTTTGAATTGGTCATGTTATttttggtgtgtgtgtgtgtgtatgccATTTCATGTCTCTGAAGATGATTTTGTGATAAGGTTACCGAAATCTGGATTTCATAACTTTGcgccaatattttttttaatgttattctttttaatttctaaatccTGAAACCATTATATGCATAATGAGGTCTACTGGGCAGTTCTTTGATTTACTTAGCTGAAGATTACTCTTTGCTCAGAATGTTTTTAATTTGGGTTTTGATGGTTTTGTTTAATTAGTCATTACTACATGCTTACGTTTGCTGGATTAATTCTATAGTATGTGTAGGTAGATATTGATTTATCATTGAAATCATTAGGCTAATTAAGGATGGggaagttgtaatttttagacTTGAGAGTAGAATTTATTTTAATCATATGATTCTCTTTAATCTTATTGTTTTAGTATGGACTATGGAGTACTAGTTTTAGATTAGTCGGTGGTTTTAATCGAAGTATTTTCTTGTTTGCTTTAGGTAAATCATGAAGCATAACAATGTCATCCCAAATGGGCACTTCAAGAAGCACTGGCAAAACTATGTAAAAACATGGTTTAACCAGCCTGCCCGGAAGGCCAGGAGAAGGACCGGTAATCATTTTGTCTTCTCGTGTGTACATTCTTTTTTATTAGACTGGTTTGACAAATCTGTGCATATCATCATTTTTTCAACTGCTCCATTTTACCATCTTGTATCATACACTTGACTCTTGCCTTATATGTTTCGTTTTCAGCACGACAAGAGAAAGCTGTTAAGATCTTCCCCAGACCCACCGCTGGACCACTTCGTCCTGTTGTCCGTGGGCAGACACTGAAGTACAACATGAAAGTCAGAGCTGGTAGAGGATTCTCTCTTGAGGAGCTTAAGGTGAATTACCTTATCTTGATTCTCTATCTAATTGACCCCATTGATAATATGATCTACATATATTCTTATCAGATCAGGATTTAAGTGTATTTGCTTTAATAATTTACTGTGATGTTTCTGATTGTATTGTTCTTACATGATCCCTGATTTCATTTGTAGCAATGAGTTTGTCTTAGTTTTCTAAATTTGCTATTGCTATATTTATCAACCAGGCTGCTGGCATCCCTAAGAAACTTGCCCCAACCATCGGCATCTCTGTGGATCACCGCCGTAGAAACAGTTCATTGGAGGGCTTCCAAACTAATGTCCAGAGACTGAAGACCTTTAAGGCCAAGCTCGTTGTCTTCCCAAGACGTGTTCGCAAATTCAAGGTAAAATTAGCCCTTGAATGGTTGAATGAATGAGCCTTTTGTCCCTAGCATTTGCATTCCATCTCAATTGCACAATTTCCTCTTTCAGGCGGGTGACTCTACTCCTGAGGAGCTGGCTACAGCCACACAAGTTTCCGGAGCTTACCTGCCTATTGTTAGTGAGAAGCCGGCTATGGATCTTGTTAAGGTCACGGAAGAGATGAAATTGTTCAGGGCATATGACAAGCTGCGTCTCGAAAGGACTAATGCCCGCCATGTCGGTGTTAGGGCCAAGAGGGCGGCCGAggccgagaaggaagagaagAAGTAAATCACACATTAGAGTGAGTGTTACCAGGCAAACAAATTGTTGGATTTGCATCTTTGAAATTTTTCTGCATTTTGACACTATCAAGCTTTACTTTTTGGCACAACGTGTAGCCATGTCTCTGTTTTCTGACTATTTTAGAATATGTAGTTattattacaattataattattaatattattatcataatattattttatgtggTTGTCATGTTTATGATTTGTCTATGATTAGAACAAATGTAGCCAACTAATTACTATTGCAGGCTTAATTTGATAATTTTCCTGTCTATATTAGACGTGCCTTGTTGAAACTTATAAATAATTTGGTAAAGGCTGTCACCTTTTAATTAGCTTTAGGCTTTAGCTGTGactttcaattaaaaaatatttccgAATATTGGCTGTTTTTTGATTTTGTCAAGTTGCGTGACGTCTTTAATTAACAGTTTCTAATTCAGTGAGATCTTTCCTCACTTGATTATTCAAAAACTTGGGTTAATGATATAAAATCTCAATGAATTGCTGTCATGTTTTTGACCAACTTAATCTGTATGATGTCTTTTTCCAACATATCTATTTGATGGACATAGATAGTAAATGTATTGGATATGTGAAAGATATCGTTatactatattatttaattttcaaaagttcataaaatcatttttatattatatcaAATATTTAATGTGTTCATATTGCCACTAAACTATTAAAATGTACAAATACCATTTAGatatatattcaaaattttaggagtaatattttatgaATAATATTTCAAAGAAATAAATACAACACGAATCAAATAATTTAGAAAAGTTAAGCTTGTGATTTAACATTCCGTTTTCAACTGActaaattttaatcaaatattactctgtataatttaattatatcttcatttaatctattttaattatatatcccGAGACATATATTTCAGTTGACTCCCTTCCCTTTTTTTGAATTTCCTTCCACCTAAAACAAAAGAACCACTTCTTGAGGAAATTTAATTTGTAGTATGCGATGTAACAAAAACCAAATATgtaaaaatagaatattttttaaatatctcaTCTTATCATCAATATAATACTCCTTTCGTCTCATGTTattcgcacttttcattttagaccGTAAATATAATACTCCTTTCGTCTCATGTTattcgcacttttcattttagaccGTAAATTtaggattgattttttagtataatgaaattagaattttaagtgtaatgagacatcacttaataaaagagctattaacttaatctaacatggagaattaattaaatacattaattctaacttaaactataaataatgTAAGTAGTTTATGATGAGCCGAAAAGTAATTGTGTAAGTAACATGAGacgaatgaagtaatattttAACTCGTTTACAAAGATCGACCCCATTTCATGTATTTGGTAACAGGATCGACCACTTTTCAAGTTTTCCTAATCCTCTCTCAActcttttttctttcatctattcaaaatttcaatctctttagtttttcaattttattaaaaaggaaaacgcaAAATAATAGTAGACCAAGTACAATCCAGCTAGATATTTAAGTTGACTCCCAATCCTTCCTGGTGTGAATATCATTGATTCCTTTTATTATTACCCAAACACAAAAGCATCATTACAACATTCATCTTCTCAAGCAAAAAAGTAAATATTCACAGCCATTTCCCAACATCAAGATCCTCACAATCCCAATTAAAAAATCCACCACCCAAAAAGCTCAATAATAAAAAGGGGCACACCAAAATCCCACTTCTCCCAGCCAAAAACATGGCGAATTTCGGGTCTCTGCGGCAGAGCTTCGTGGAGAGAGGGAAAGAGCGGCTGCTGTCGCGGAAGTACTACTCGGAGGTGGAATCGGAGGGGTACTACGTGCGGCACGAGGGCTGCTTCCACTGGCTGTTCCGAGTGATGGGAGAGAGcctgtggcggtggtggaagAGGCTCCGGGAGATTGCGGTGAGCGCCTATGAGATGGGGAGATCGGATCCCAGGAAGGCCATGTTTGCTGCTAAGATGGGCTGCGCTTTGTCTCTGGTTTCGCTGCTCATCTTTTTCAAGGAGCCCTCCACTTATATCACCAAGCATTCCATTTGGGCCATTCTCACTGTTGTGGTTGTCTTTGAGTTCAGCATAGGTCAGAttcttcatttctttttcatttgTGTTGGATCTCTTTCCTAATTGgtattgttttgtgtgttaatggagatgaataaagtaggagagagaattAATAAGCAAGTTGATCAGTTGGGATTggtgttgtgcttttgttttGGATTTAGGTTTCTTTGTGTACTATTTCTATGGTGATTGATAGAGTAGCCATTCTTACTGTTGTAGTAGTTGTTTGAGAGTTCATCATAGGTAAATCTCAACAATTTTTGATCACTTGTGTTGGGGTGTtgtgattttgttttgatttaggTTTGTTTGTGTTCGATTGCTGTAGTTGTCTTTGAGCTCAAGTGAAATTCTCAATTTGATCACTTGGCTTTGTTTGGATTTGGGTTTCTTTGTGCTTGTTTTCTTTGGTAATTGATAGAGTAATGTGAAGCTTGGGGGGTTGTATTTTTGCACCAGACCTCTGCCAAATTTGAGCAAATTTAAGCTGATTATGTTGATATGTATTGGTTTGTTTAGTTTGGCAATAGTAACGGATTGTGTGATTCTGATTCCGTAGGAGCTACGTTAAGCAAAGGGTTTAATCGAGCGCTGGGGACCTTGTCGGCTGGTGCACTATCTTTAGGGATTGCAGAACTGGCAAAGCTTGCTGGAGAATTTCATGAAGTCGTGGTTGTCATCAGTATTTTTATCGCAGGTCGGTTTCTTGAaacatggagtatatattagaAATTTTTATGCACAAATATTGTCAATTTGAATCTTCGATGATCAAACTGACTTTGAAAAAGTTAGATCTGATGAAAAGTAGCTGCAAATCTCTGTTTTTCGTGTCTGAAATTGACAATGATTGATGATTTATGCACAAGTATGGTCAGTTTGTGTCTTAAATCAAACTAGTTTTGAGAAAGTTAGATCTAATGAAAAGAAGCTGCAAATCTCTGTTTTTGTGTCCGAAATTGTTGATTTATGCATGTGTGGACCCCAGGGTCCTTGTCTAGTTATCTGAAGCTGCACCCGGCTGTGAAGCAGTACGAATATGGATTCAGGGTGTTCATGCTGACGTTCTGCATCGTGCTGGTGTCTGATTCTTCGGAGTTTCTTCAGACTGCTGTCTCGAGACTGGTGCTGATCGCAGTTGGCGCTGGTGTCTGCTTAGTCATGAATGTCTGCATTTTCCCCATTTGGTCCGGTGAGGATCTGCACAAGCTGGTCGTGAAGAACTTTAAAGGGGTCGCCACGTCTTTGGAAGGTGAAGATCGTCTCTTATGCAGAAGTTATcagatttaattttgttttacgTTGTGTTTGTTTGATTGTTTCCAGGTTGTATCAATATGTACTTGCAATGTGTCGAGTACGAAAGAATACCATCGAAGATCCTGATCTACCAAGCTTCTGATGATCCTCTTTACAAGGGATATCGAACTGCAGTGGAGTCCACGAGCCAAGAGGAGACTCTGGTACGCCTCTTGACCTTGTTAGGAAATAAACACAAACAGAATCTTGATAAACAACGAACCATAATCATATCCACAAAAGAAAACAAGTTGGATTGCTGTGGTCGTGGACCTATGTACTCTCCATAGTCCATAATCAACAATCTTTCCTTTTACTCAATTCTCGGAGCAAGAATGTAGTTGGGGTGAGATGTTGATTGCAACTACCTGCTTTACAGATGAGCTTTGCTGTTTGGGAACCACCTCACGGCCGTTATAGGATGTTGAACTATCCTTGGGGCGAATATGTGAAGGTCAGTGGCGCTCTGAGGCACTGTGCGTTCATGGTGATGGCCATGCACGGGTGTATTCTTTCAGAAATACAGGTATTTTAGTTTGTAAGCCTTGAAATTGttgtttgtttatgttttccaaatttttaagttcagtCTTTTGAGGCAAGAAAATGTTACTCTTGATCTTTTTGTTAGTTTTAGAGTGTCTTAGTGGAACCAGTTGTTCCTGCTTCTACCACGCAATTGTGATAGGAATTTACACATTTTCAAAGTGACTCTAATTTTGATCTTGGTAGAACCTTTTAGGAACCTTGCGTGCCATAAGTGAAATTGTTACGGACTCCACCGTCTCACTTAAGTTATGTACGAAAACTGTTGTAAGGTTTATAGACCAAATGAACTCTCTCTCACAAACAAGGGTTGAGTTCTCGTATTTGGTACTATGATGCTTTTATTGAGGCTAAATGACTCGGAGCGGTGACCAACAAGATCGTTTGGGAGCCAACTCAGAGTGGTTGTCTTGGCTGTAAAAAGAAGGCAGCAGTGACCAACACAGCCATGACCAATGAGAGAGGTTGATTGTTACGGACTCCAGTGTCTCACATCAGTTGTGCAGTGATCTTGGTCATCTACATACATATCTTTACATTAAATGTGTTGTCACAAATCCTATAAAAAATGCATTTATTATCCCTAATGTATATGAGTAATTGAGTATATCTAAAGATGTGATGCAAATATAGCAAAAATAGCATTTTGCAGAATGTTACTATTTGTAatcataatattttcttttgttttcagGCACCTTCTGAACTAAGGCAGGTTTTCAAGGATGTAATTCAGAGAGTCGGCACCGAAGGAGCCAAGGTTCTCAAAATGCTTAGTGAAAAAGTCGAAAAGATGGAGAAACTAGACACAGAGGACCCTCTTGCAGCTATTCACGACGCTGCGGAGAATCTGCAGATGATGATCGACGAGAAATCGTACCTTTTGGTGAATGCTGAGAGCTGGAAGAGCGACAAACGCCCCGAGAATCTCGACCCGGAAAAGATACGCgaaatgaaagagaatgaaaacAAGCCATTCTTGATCAAGTCTCTCAGCTCAATCAACCAACAGTCGACTCAGACACTGCGCAACTACGATGCATTTACTGCAAACCGAAGCATCAACAACTTCTCCCAATCCGAACTGGGTTCCGGAGAGGATGTCCTTAAGCAGCAGACCATGTGGCCTTCGCGCCTCTCTCTGATCGGTGATTCCATCCTCAATGAGCGCGAGGTCCGAACATATGAAAGTGCGAGTGCGTTGTCTCTCGCGAATTTCACCTCTTTGTTGATAGAGTTCGTTGCCAGGCTTCAGAACCTGGTTCACTCGTTCGAGGAACTCAGTGAGAAGGCTAAGTTCAGGGAGCCAGTTGAGATGCCGGAAATGCAAACGAGCACCAGTTTCTGCTCTAGAGTGCTCGGATGCTTGTGCTGCTGCAGAGAGACTAACACAGTCCAAGCAGTTGTATGATGATCAGGTGATATGGTTTTATTTCATTAACCAGAAACATTCAGATCATCACTAAATCAATTTTGTGAATTATGGACATAAAAGTTATAACAAAATGTAATTTTTCACCCTTTTTTCAGAAACTTTTTATTGAATCAAGCAATGAGAATGGTATCAGATCATCACTATGTTTTTCATTATACATGCACAGTGAAATAATAGTCACAGTTTGCAAGCGGGCATACCTTCAACGCTCGCTAATATAGTAATATATCAGTGTACGAAACATAGGGTACGATAGGCATGATAAATAACGAAGAAGCTGAcggatcaagaaataaaataaaataaaataaaatagataaatactCCTCCTATGAATAAAAGGTCATTCTTCGAAAAGGTCACACCAAAAATGGTGGAACTAAACTTATTTATGAACATTGCAAAAGTAGGAAACAAAGCTCTATTTATAAGACTATAAAATACTCCAACTTGAATAAAGATTAGGGTATGGGGAATGATTGTCACAAACTGTTAATAAAAGGAAATCATGTGTTCTCCTATGTTTCTATGAGAGAACAAATTCAAGAATATCCACATGAAGGGTGCTAGGCTAAACTCACAGCCTTGGCTCATTTCTCTTCGAATTCAACATCGATGATATCTGGTTGAGACTTTGATTTTGACGAGGAAGGGCCCTTACCGCCTCTTGAGAAGAAGTCGCCTTGTGGTTGCCAGACAATATTTCCACAGCTAGCACATCGTACAGTTTGGCTTTTGTATCCGACAAATTGCTTCTTACAAGCTGGGCACTCGCCCTGCCACAGAACAGACCAAGTGAAAAATTCATCGAAGGAAATAGTACAAAAAAAGTTTCAAAAAATTTTCTAAAGATTACAAAGGGAGATCACAAACCATAAGAGCGGAAGGCATTGCAAAACTTTCTATCACTAAATTAACTCACAAACTAGTAACAGATTTATGATCTAAAAAGAGAAGTAAACTTAGATGACTTGTAAACAAGAAGAAATTATCTAAACAATAGAGACTTCAACAATACAAGAATCTTGCATCTTTTTTTTGTACCATAGCTGCTATGTTCTATCTAGTGTTTGCCCGTAGCTCCAATCAGCTATTTAGGAAGTCCCATAAATTCATTTACATGTACAATGTTTCTGTACTCAAATATTAAAGACGGCATAATACAATACATTGAATTATGATTGAGGAACACAAAATGCGGAATCCCAATCAACTAGGGTTGTCCAAGAAGGAAATAACAGTAACGCAGCTAACCTACCAAATTAAGATGAAGAAACATCTTATGAATGTGGAATATAAGTCATTCAAGGGTTTCCATGGATGAAAATAGCAGAGCTAATCTTTAAAATAAGGAAGTAAGGAACAAGGAAGTTAATGAACAAAAGGTTTACCTTGATGACTAGATTATTTGCCACCGCCCCAATTAAGAGAGGACCAGCAAAAGGAAGCACCCATGTAGCAAAAATCAGAATTCGGAATAGCCATCCCGACAAGGCAAACCATAGAAAGAAAAGTGTCTGCAAGGAGAAATTTTCACCAATCACAAATCAGAATGCATGTGTACAGTGTACACCAGCAAAGGACTTTACACATCTAATATCTCTCTCCTCTACATCCAGAAAGGCACACACATATTGATTCTAATTAATCCGAACATATCCCTAAAACAAGCGAACATCAGTCATTCAGATCATGTATTTCATAGGAAAAGTTTGCAACTTTTTTTCCAAAACGAAACTAGACTGAGTGAGAAGATCAGTCATTCAGATAATGGAAAAGTTTGCAActtttttttccaaaacgaaACTCGACTAAGTGAGAAGATCAGTCATTCAGATCATGTATTTTAACAGGAAAAGTTTGCAACTTTTTTATAAGAAACTCAACTAAGTGAGAAGATCAG is part of the Salvia splendens isolate huo1 chromosome 6, SspV2, whole genome shotgun sequence genome and encodes:
- the LOC121809853 gene encoding 60S ribosomal protein L13-1-like is translated as MKHNNVIPNGHFKKHWQNYVKTWFNQPARKARRRTARQEKAVKIFPRPTAGPLRPVVRGQTLKYNMKVRAGRGFSLEELKAAGIPKKLAPTIGISVDHRRRNSSLEGFQTNVQRLKTFKAKLVVFPRRVRKFKAGDSTPEELATATQVSGAYLPIVSEKPAMDLVKVTEEMKLFRAYDKLRLERTNARHVGVRAKRAAEAEKEEKK
- the LOC121808097 gene encoding aluminum-activated malate transporter 4-like is translated as MANFGSLRQSFVERGKERLLSRKYYSEVESEGYYVRHEGCFHWLFRVMGESLWRWWKRLREIAVSAYEMGRSDPRKAMFAAKMGCALSLVSLLIFFKEPSTYITKHSIWAILTVVVVFEFSIGATLSKGFNRALGTLSAGALSLGIAELAKLAGEFHEVVVVISIFIAGSLSSYLKLHPAVKQYEYGFRVFMLTFCIVLVSDSSEFLQTAVSRLVLIAVGAGVCLVMNVCIFPIWSGEDLHKLVVKNFKGVATSLEGCINMYLQCVEYERIPSKILIYQASDDPLYKGYRTAVESTSQEETLMSFAVWEPPHGRYRMLNYPWGEYVKVSGALRHCAFMVMAMHGCILSEIQAPSELRQVFKDVIQRVGTEGAKVLKMLSEKVEKMEKLDTEDPLAAIHDAAENLQMMIDEKSYLLVNAESWKSDKRPENLDPEKIREMKENENKPFLIKSLSSINQQSTQTLRNYDAFTANRSINNFSQSELGSGEDVLKQQTMWPSRLSLIGDSILNEREVRTYESASALSLANFTSLLIEFVARLQNLVHSFEELSEKAKFREPVEMPEMQTSTSFCSRVLGCLCCCRETNTVQAVV